Genomic window (Catenulispora sp. MAP5-51):
CCGGATCAGGTACTTGGCTGTGGCTCCGGCGTCTTCGAGATCCATGACTAGGTTCCTTGCCGCCTGGGTGACCCAGGCAGCGGTGGGATGGGCCGTGGTGCCCAGCACGCGCACCCGCCGGGTGCTGTGTTCGATAACGGTCAGGATGTACTGCGGCTGCCCGGTCAGTGTGACCGTCTCTATGAAGTCGCACGCCAGCAGCGCGTCGGCCTGGCTGCGCAGGAACGCGGCCCAGGTGGTGGCGGTGCGCTCCGGTGCCGGGTTGATGCCCTCGTCCTTGAGGATCTCCCAGACGGTTGAGGCCGCGATCTTGATGCCTAAGGTGGCTAGAGGGCTTTCGGATCGGGTGTCGTTGCCGGGTCGACGTCTGGTGACAGGCTGTTACGTGCGCGCTATGCCGTTGGTATGAGGTATGGGAGGGGCGGCGGGCTCGACGCGGCGGAGCGGGCTCGGCGCGAGGAAGTGCGTTTTCAAGCCGCCGAGTACATCGAGGCCGGTCTAAGCGATGCGGACATCGCGAAGCAGTTGCAAGTGACGGACAGGTCAGTGGCGCGGTGGCGGGCGGCGTTTACCGGGGGCGGCTGTGACGCGCTGCTGTCGAAGGGCGCCGCCGGCCGACCGCTGCTGTTGACCGCAGAGCAGCAGCGGGAGCTGGCCGCCGCGCTGAAGCTCGGGCCGGCTGAGCACGGCTGGAGCGATGATCAGCGCTGGACCCTGGTCCGTATCCGTGACTTGATCTGGAAACTGTTCGGGGTGCGGTACAAGTCGCTGTCGACCGTCTGGGAGTTGATGAAGCGGATCCGGTTCTCCTGGCAGGTCCCGACCCGGCGGGCCGCCGAGCGTAACGAGGAGTTGATCTTGACGTGGCGGGAGGAGCAATGGCTGGATATAAAAGCACTG
Coding sequences:
- a CDS encoding winged helix-turn-helix domain-containing protein; this translates as MRYGRGGGLDAAERARREEVRFQAAEYIEAGLSDADIAKQLQVTDRSVARWRAAFTGGGCDALLSKGAAGRPLLLTAEQQRELAAALKLGPAEHGWSDDQRWTLVRIRDLIWKLFGVRYKSLSTVWELMKRIRFSWQVPTRRAAERNEELILTWREEQWLDIKALYRANISEYAP